The following coding sequences lie in one Chryseobacterium shigense genomic window:
- a CDS encoding phosphocholine-specific phospholipase C: protein MNRREFLEKSSLLLAGLGTSSVLHPAILKALAIEPAALSTFYDAEHVVILMQENRSFDHAFGALKGVRGFLDKRAFVKEDGHSVFFQKDDTGKYASPARLDLRNTKSTWMSSLPHSWADQQKALNKRKYDKWLQFKASGNKDYKNIPLTLGYYNREDLPFYYQLADAFTIFDQYFCSSLTGTTPNRLFHWSGTLREQQNGKVKANIYNENIDYDKARQAHWKTFPEILEEQHVSWKIYQNEISLPKGMSGEQEAWLSNFTDNPIEWFSKFNVKFAKGYHQNIPKIIAYLKEEVGKNPDQQKRLEAMIAELEEDQRKYTPENYSRLSQQERNLHEKAFTTNINDPDYWNLEIGNDETGERLVVPKGDILFQFRKDVEEKKLPLVSWLVAPEHFSDHPGSPWYGAWYISEVLNILTKDPEMWKKTIFIINYDENDGYFDHVLPFAPPLNPSQPIDMNSKEGVEYVDKSQEYMSSLPLKDHERIEGTVGLGYRVPMIIASPWTKGGFVNSEVSDHTSVLQFLEKFIQKKYGKNVKVDNISDWRRAVCGDLTSAFNSSGTKAPQMDYLDQKDYAKTINAAKSKPVPDLKWYSENEISDSLLEIQERGTKPSHPLPYHYHVNLENGKIRMTNLKETGIPLLIYDRTQFNNGNYHFSYALYSKQELSHIVNPGKYDYEVFGPNGFFRKFSGNNVSETEVLFINNNSKNEAQLIFKKKKGNASVIVEDLYGKNKKTVSLHHAEEKITVDLSKNKGWYDLKVILDDHIWHFAGRIETGKVSISDPHWA from the coding sequence ATGAACAGAAGAGAATTTTTAGAAAAATCAAGTCTTTTGCTGGCCGGGCTGGGAACTTCAAGCGTTCTTCACCCAGCTATTTTAAAAGCACTGGCCATTGAACCTGCAGCACTTTCTACCTTTTATGATGCAGAACATGTTGTGATCCTGATGCAGGAAAACCGTTCTTTCGACCATGCTTTCGGAGCATTAAAAGGAGTAAGGGGTTTTCTTGATAAAAGAGCTTTCGTTAAAGAAGACGGCCATTCCGTTTTTTTTCAAAAAGATGACACGGGCAAATATGCTTCACCTGCCAGATTAGATCTCAGAAATACAAAATCTACATGGATGAGCTCTCTGCCACATTCATGGGCGGATCAGCAGAAAGCTTTAAACAAAAGAAAATACGACAAGTGGCTTCAGTTTAAGGCTTCCGGGAATAAAGATTATAAAAATATCCCGCTTACGTTAGGCTACTATAACCGGGAAGATCTCCCTTTTTATTATCAGCTGGCGGATGCATTCACAATATTTGACCAATATTTCTGCTCTTCGCTTACGGGAACAACTCCGAACAGGCTTTTTCACTGGTCGGGAACACTTAGAGAGCAGCAAAACGGAAAAGTAAAAGCCAACATCTACAATGAAAATATTGATTATGATAAAGCAAGACAGGCACACTGGAAAACCTTTCCCGAAATTTTAGAAGAACAGCATGTTTCATGGAAAATATATCAGAACGAGATCAGTCTTCCAAAAGGGATGTCCGGTGAGCAGGAAGCCTGGCTGAGTAATTTTACAGACAATCCCATTGAATGGTTTTCAAAATTCAATGTCAAATTTGCAAAAGGTTATCATCAGAATATTCCTAAAATTATTGCTTACCTGAAAGAAGAGGTCGGAAAAAATCCTGATCAGCAGAAAAGACTTGAAGCGATGATTGCTGAGCTTGAAGAAGATCAGAGAAAATATACTCCTGAAAATTATTCCAGACTTTCACAGCAGGAAAGAAACCTTCACGAAAAAGCCTTTACCACTAATATTAACGATCCCGATTATTGGAATCTTGAAATCGGGAATGATGAAACCGGAGAAAGGCTGGTGGTCCCGAAAGGAGATATACTCTTCCAATTCCGGAAAGATGTGGAAGAAAAAAAGCTTCCGCTGGTTTCATGGCTGGTAGCTCCCGAGCATTTTTCGGATCATCCCGGATCGCCGTGGTATGGAGCATGGTACATTTCAGAAGTTTTAAACATTCTGACCAAAGATCCTGAGATGTGGAAAAAAACTATTTTCATTATCAATTATGATGAAAATGACGGATATTTTGATCATGTTCTTCCTTTTGCCCCTCCGCTGAATCCAAGCCAGCCGATTGATATGAACAGCAAAGAAGGTGTGGAATATGTAGACAAATCCCAGGAATATATGTCTTCTCTTCCATTAAAAGATCATGAAAGAATAGAAGGTACTGTTGGACTGGGATACAGGGTTCCGATGATCATTGCATCACCCTGGACAAAGGGTGGTTTTGTAAACTCCGAAGTTTCGGACCATACTTCTGTTCTACAATTCCTGGAGAAATTTATTCAGAAAAAATACGGCAAAAATGTTAAGGTTGACAATATCAGTGACTGGAGAAGAGCAGTATGCGGTGATCTGACTTCTGCTTTTAATTCTTCCGGCACAAAAGCTCCCCAGATGGATTATCTTGATCAGAAAGATTATGCCAAAACCATCAATGCAGCCAAAAGCAAACCTGTTCCGGACCTGAAATGGTATTCGGAAAATGAAATCAGCGACAGTCTTCTGGAAATTCAGGAAAGAGGAACCAAACCTTCCCATCCGCTTCCTTATCATTATCATGTGAATCTGGAAAACGGAAAGATCAGAATGACGAATTTAAAAGAAACCGGTATTCCGTTGTTGATTTATGACAGAACACAATTTAACAATGGGAATTATCATTTCTCTTATGCTTTGTACTCAAAACAGGAACTCTCACATATTGTAAATCCCGGAAAATATGATTATGAAGTTTTCGGACCTAATGGTTTTTTCAGAAAATTCAGCGGAAACAATGTTTCTGAAACAGAAGTACTCTTCATCAATAACAATTCAAAAAATGAGGCCCAATTAATTTTTAAAAAGAAAAAAGGAAATGCGTCTGTTATTGTAGAAGATCTTTATGGGAAAAATAAAAAGACAGTCTCTTTACATCATGCAGAAGAAAAAATAACTGTTGATCTCAGCAAAAATAAAGGTTGGTATGATCTAAAAGTCATACTTGACGATCATATCTGGCATTTTGCAGGAAGAATTGAGACCGGAAAAGTTTCTATTTCGGATCCTCACTGGGCATAA